The following DNA comes from Candidatus Bathyarchaeota archaeon.
TATTTATTGCTGCAGGGATGGGCGGGGGTACCGGGACTGGGGCGGCTCCTGTGGTGGCAGAGATAGCTCGACAGAAGGGGGCTATTGTGGTAGGTGTTGTCACCATGCCGTTCCGGCATGAGAAGGGGCGCTTTGAGTATGCTCTCGAAGGGCTAAAAAAGATGAGAAAGACCACGCACACGACAGTAATCATCGACAACAACAAGCTCATGGACCTAGTTCCACAGTTGCCCATAAACACCGCCTTCACCTTTGCCGACAGCATCCTGGCGAACATGGTGAAAGGCATAGTGGAGACGATTGCATTGCCGAGCCTGATCAACCTAGACTTTGCCGACTTCAGAACCATCATGACGAAAGGCGACGTCGCCATAGTAGGTATGGGTCAAAGTAATTCCCCGGAACGGGCCGAGGACGCCGCGCGAAACGCCTTGGAGCACATGCTCCTCGACGTGGATTATAGTGGCGCAGACGGGGCCCTCATCCACATCAGCGGGGGGGCCGACATGACCCTAGGCGAGGCAGTAAGGGCCGCGGAGTACGTCACTGAGATGATGGGGGACAAGGCCATGGTTATCTGGGGCAGTAGGGTCGATCCAGACCTCAACGATATGCTTAGAGTCACTCTGGTGCTCACCGGAATCAGGAGTCCTCACCTTGTGAGCGGCTATGAGATACCTGTGGTCAAGCTCCATCAACTGGAGCCCTATGCCACACCGGAGATGCACTTGGGCATTAACTTTGGGCTCTACGATATCGAGAACAAGATCTACCGCTGAGTCTAAACCAATCGTTTCATCGGGATTTCTTTTTATTCCTTTTTTAGCTCGATTTTGGGGTATTCTCCCCAGCTTGGTCCGTGATAAATTTAATCTTAAGGTGTGCTCATGGATTTTTTGATTCGAACCAAATTTCCCTGGCTTCCCCTACCAAGAAGACTGAACCCACGATGATCACCATGCCGTTCCCTCCAGCCAACGTTATTGCCCGGGCGATGGCCTCCTTCACATTTGGAACGATCTCACTCGGCTTACCGTGTCTATGAGCCTCACTAACAATGAGAAGGGGGTCAGCCGCCCGCCCTAAGACCCTGTGGACCGTGATCACATATCGGTCCACAACCTGGGACAGCTCCGCAATCATCTGAGGGATCTTTTTATCTGAGGAGATGCTTACAACAGCAATCAGCTTCTCCGAGGTGTACTCACTCAGGAGGGCCTCTTTGACGGCTTTCATTGCTTCGATATCCTTGGCTACGTCCAGAAGAACCATGGGGCTCCTCTGAACTACCTCCATCCTCCCGGGCCACTCCACGTTTTTGAGGCCCTTTTCAATAGCTTCCACAGGTACGTTGACGCCGTGGAACCCGAGGGCCTCTACCGTACCAACAGCAACCGCGGCGTTTAGTAGTTGGTACTTTCCAAGGAGGGGCAAACTGAGCCCTTTGTACTTGTCCCGGATCCCCTCCAGCCTAAACCTCTGCCCCTCATAGTTAGTGCTCAAACGCTTAAATGTGATATCGGTGCCCACCCTGAATATTCTGGAGCCCACAACTGAACAGATTTCCTCCAATAGAACGTAGACCTCGTCGTCCTGGGTAGCAGTGACTAAGACCCCCCCTTTCTTTACTATCCCTGCCTTCTTCTCGGCGATCTCCAGCACCGTGTCGCCCAGGACCTTAGTGTGCTCGAGGCCGACGTTTGTGATGACGGAGACCAGGGCCTTCACGACGTTGGTGGCATCGAGTCTCCCCCCCATTCCCACCTCGATGACGGCAAAGTCTACCCTCCGCTCAGAAAAGTACTGGAAAGCCATAGCGGTGACTATCTCAAAAAATGTCGGATGCCTCAGCCCAGGATCTATCTCCATCTCCTTGCAGAGGGGCCGTATCTCGTCCACGAGTTTCAGTACGTCGTCTAGGGGGATCTGGCAGCCATTGATCTGGATGCGTTCGGTAAACGAAGACAAATGGGGGCTGGTGAACATCCCGGTCCTGAAGCCTGCCTTGGAGAGGATGGAGGCTACCATTGCGGTGGTAGATCCCTTCCCGTTGGTTCCTGTGACGTGAACTGACCGGAAATCCTCCTGTGGATTATCCATTAGCTCTAGGAGGTGCCCCATATACTCTAGGCCCAGCTTGGAGCCGAACCTCTTGATCGAAAAGATCCACTCAAGGGCCTCTTTGTATCGTGCCTCTAATCCTGATACCTCGTCCCCCTCCAGTATTGTCATTATACATGGTTCAACATTTTTAAATCCCGAGCTTGTATCCTCAGGTTTTTTCCGTTAAAGTTCTATTCCTTATCTAAATGCTATCAACACCACTGATTAACGATTCAAGGAGCTTTGAAATCGTAATCCTTGTAACCTTTTCTTAAATACTTAGCCCACATCCTGTAACATTTGAATCTCTCAGCTAAGGAGATCCCCTTTCCAACGCTCCTACATTTTCCCTTTCGGAGGGCACTCAGCACGCCCTCTGGAGACCTCTCCTCAGCCTCAAGAATGGTGTATGCTCTCCCTACTGTTTCGGGGATATGTGAGTCGCTCCCTCCAGTATTGGAACATCCTAGCTTCTTGGCGAGATTGCTGTTTAGCATCTCTATGGTTCTGAAGGGAAATTGGTACGCGTTCGCGACCTCCACCAGGTCGAACCCGGCCTCTTCTACCTTGTCCCTGTTTATCCAGGTCCGTAGAACCGAGTG
Coding sequences within:
- the ftsZ gene encoding cell division protein FtsZ — its product is MVLMEKALSWTRHEVDIKGLRRPGECKIAIVGVGGCGNNTLNRLMKSGISGAECIAINTDVQHLDTIHSDKKVLIGEKVTRGLGAGNMPDIGKDAMLESADTLDRLITGADIVFIAAGMGGGTGTGAAPVVAEIARQKGAIVVGVVTMPFRHEKGRFEYALEGLKKMRKTTHTTVIIDNNKLMDLVPQLPINTAFTFADSILANMVKGIVETIALPSLINLDFADFRTIMTKGDVAIVGMGQSNSPERAEDAARNALEHMLLDVDYSGADGALIHISGGADMTLGEAVRAAEYVTEMMGDKAMVIWGSRVDPDLNDMLRVTLVLTGIRSPHLVSGYEIPVVKLHQLEPYATPEMHLGINFGLYDIENKIYR
- a CDS encoding folylpolyglutamate synthase/dihydrofolate synthase family protein — protein: MTILEGDEVSGLEARYKEALEWIFSIKRFGSKLGLEYMGHLLELMDNPQEDFRSVHVTGTNGKGSTTAMVASILSKAGFRTGMFTSPHLSSFTERIQINGCQIPLDDVLKLVDEIRPLCKEMEIDPGLRHPTFFEIVTAMAFQYFSERRVDFAVIEVGMGGRLDATNVVKALVSVITNVGLEHTKVLGDTVLEIAEKKAGIVKKGGVLVTATQDDEVYVLLEEICSVVGSRIFRVGTDITFKRLSTNYEGQRFRLEGIRDKYKGLSLPLLGKYQLLNAAVAVGTVEALGFHGVNVPVEAIEKGLKNVEWPGRMEVVQRSPMVLLDVAKDIEAMKAVKEALLSEYTSEKLIAVVSISSDKKIPQMIAELSQVVDRYVITVHRVLGRAADPLLIVSEAHRHGKPSEIVPNVKEAIARAITLAGGNGMVIIVGSVFLVGEAREIWFESKNP
- a CDS encoding PHP-associated domain-containing protein, which encodes MELKIDLHLHTTLSLDSTVCLFDAVNRCHSLGLDGFALTNHDALSEIPKSILNESGLVILSGVEINSEGIHIGAFGIKRLPDYRLNLRETVDEIHNQGGIAIICHAHSVLRTWINRDKVEEAGFDLVEVANAYQFPFRTIEMLNSNLAKKLGCSNTGGSDSHIPETVGRAYTILEAEERSPEGVLSALRKGKCRSVGKGISLAERFKCYRMWAKYLRKGYKDYDFKAP